In Acomys russatus chromosome 13, mAcoRus1.1, whole genome shotgun sequence, the genomic stretch gaaaccagaaatttcCACTTcaaccaggcatgatttccttctTACTTATTGGACATTAAGGCCAATTTGAAAGCTATTGGTTGCCACCGACATGTGAATTCCacttttcttacttttctgtttATCTTGCCATGTGATTCATAGGTATTGCAGCTGCGTAGAACTATTTAAATGCTTTGCTTCCTTGGAAGCTTCATAGGCATAAACAAGAAGACAAATAATTGCACTATCAATGTACATGTTAATGTGCATGGGGGAAATTTTGTGGGCTCCACTCatagacaaagagctacaggtaaATATTAACAGCTGGGAAGAGGAGCATTAGTTTCTCCCAGGGAATGAGCCACCCACTGGGTGTCCTAGGCAGACTTGTTAGTCTTCAaaccatatacacataaacaacaaGAACAGACTTAATATATAAGTAtgacaaatatgcatatatacacattatataccTGCAACTTGATACACAtatttgcatgcacacatatgcatataattaaagaaaatgagattttcaCAGGGAATGCGAGGGAGAACGTTGGGAAGGTTCAAGTAGAGTTGCTGGGAAgtgttggagggaggaaagaaagcgGAAACTATCTAATGgtaaaattgttaaaaaatattaacaaataaataaaaataagatatttggATTGTGGTGCTCTACATGTGGAGGCAATAtgtctctcagaagacatgggttattaaatgaaaatccaaGTGCCAGGTTGGAGATTCTGCCATATGAAATAGTTATCTCAGAGGCCTCTGAGGCTCTCAAAGTAACAAGTTAATGTCCTTGCTTTTGACTGTCTACGGTAGGcagatggtaagaccctattatGAAGACAAGCTACATTTGGGTGGTAGGGCATAGAGAAAGTCAGCTAGAAGTGACTTGGAAATGCTAACTTTCGTGGTGTCTGAAGACCTTGCCAGCAATATTTCACCTGTGCCAGATAAGATGTGTGACTTATGCAACAACTCTTATGGCACTaaatgctttctgattggatttaaggcttgGTCCACAGTAGGatattcatgcctggtactgtaaacatGGTCAAAAGCCTATGGCTGAACAAGCAATAGGCCCTTAGGGAAGGATTAACTTGTTATTTTGCTTATTGCACCTGTTAccaagctgccttctaaatatctGGGTTTACTTCATAGATCAATGCTTCCCTCATGGTTAGGGAAACTTGTGTCAATgggaagcaaaattaaaaaaaaaaagcactgagaATAAGTTGACTATTGAGTGATCAGCCccgaatgtgacatttatatcaGATGCTGCTCACTCCTAAGGTACAGGAAACATGGTGAAAGAGCAATGGAAAGATTATAATATCTAGATGGTAGGAAGTAGGGCTATAAAGTTCCTTCTGTACATACAAGTTGAGGTAATTGATCTTAGTGGAGTACTAACATAAAGCTCATTAAGTTAGGAGTGATAAACATTGGTGGAGCGGTAAGAAGGGTGGCAAAAGATTGCTGAGAGTGCCTATGAAGCAGATAAATTACAAATATGTATGGAATTATGAAAGAATGAAtgcaaaatattcttttttcccATATGTCTGCCTTCATTGGAAACAGCAGGCAGACAAATGTAGCAAtggtaaaaaattaattttcaaaagcagGGACTTTGTGAGCTTCTTGATGGGTACCCTTGGGGACTCCTACATAGATACCGACccagagcaggaggaacaggactGCAAAGTCCATGAAGGGTGAGGCCACCAAGGAGTTGAGGAGCTCTTTGTAGATATTGCATATGTACTTGGTGGAGGTGACCTCATTAATGAAGAACCAGGTGGTAAAGATCATGCCAATGGCTAGAAGCATCACAATCAGGTGTGGGAATACAGGAGGGTTCACCAGGCTAGTAAACCTACTCATGGCCTCAAGCTCCATTTTGTCACGCACAGGATtgcaaaatattctttaaaaataaagagatattCTTTGTTGGAATTCACTGGATTTTTTTACTCCCTTGTTAAAAATTTGGTGGCCATTGCTTGGTCAACTTTATTTATAGGTCCTCAATTCTGCttcactgatttttgtttttatgtcaataccatgttgtctttattattatatttctatagCAGAATAACAGGTTGGTTATTATAACACAGCTAGCTGCCTTCTTACTCCTTAgaattgctttggctatttgtagttcCTTAttcatttggggattttttttctagatctgTGAAGTATCACATGGGCATTTcgcataaatatttcattaaatctgtagattagTTTGAGTAGTAGAGTAACTTTTAAAGTATCAATTTTGCAAATCCATGAGATTAGAAGTCCTTTCTGTCACTCAGTATCTACTTTGATTTGCTCTTTCAACACTTGGAGATGTTCACTGtagaaatattttagttttatggtAAGTGTATTCCGAAGCACTTAATTTGTGGGGAAAGCTTTTTCTTCCCTGAGAAAACATTGTTGATATCTCTGAAAGATACTTtttttgtattgattttattGGCTTTATTGTCTGCAACTTTACTGTATTTATTAGATCTAAGCATTCTCTAGTCAATTCTACAGGGCCTTTTAAGTACAGAATTGTGTCATCTACAAAGGGacaatttgattattttttctatttttatcccttTAATGTCTTTCTCTCATCTTATTGTCATACTAAAGATTTGTAGCACTTTATCAAATAAGATAGGGGAGTGTAGTCATTTTCATCTTTTGATTGGAatgctttcagttttttttccattcaatatGATATTGGCAATGTGTTTGTTGTATGGAGcctttgttattttgagatatgATTTATTCCTATTGTCATCAGGGCTTTTATTGTAAAGTTGAACTTTGCCAAATTTCTTTTTGGCATCAGTAGAGATGCTTATGTGGTATCCAACCTTAAatttattgatttgcatattTTGAACTAAACTTGCATTTCTAGGATGGAGCCCACTCAGTCATgatatatgaaatattaaatttaatcTTGTATTTACTTTG encodes the following:
- the LOC127196999 gene encoding transmembrane protein 258-like, whose amino-acid sequence is MELEAMSRFTSLVNPPVFPHLIVMLLAIGMIFTTWFFINEVTSTKYICNIYKELLNSLVASPFMDFAVLFLLLWVGIYVGVPKGTHQEAHKVPAFEN